A region from the Acyrthosiphon pisum isolate AL4f chromosome A1, pea_aphid_22Mar2018_4r6ur, whole genome shotgun sequence genome encodes:
- the LOC103309148 gene encoding uncharacterized protein LOC103309148, with protein MEVIDLEPTSTVDAVLAAVKKAILEASKGDAKVAAACGDISVTSMWKLTNGQQVAKVRVPRSAKPTEVSRVRVGWTNCRFRIRHPEATRCFKCHGFGHSQGRCSGPDMSDSCRKCGDKSHKEKECPSDKCVACDRAGLKQGPHRPGSAACGAKRAAESCAQTTAAMINLLQVT; from the coding sequence ATGGAGGTCATTGACCTAGAACCCACCTCAACTGTCGATGCAGTTCTGGCCGCGGTCAAAAAGGCTATCCTTGAAGCGAGCAAAGGTGACGCTAAAGTAGCTGCCGCTTGCGGTGATATCTCTGTTACCTCCATGTGGAAGCTCACCAATGGTCAACAAGTTGCCAAGGTCAGAGTACCTAGATCGGCGAAACCCACAGAGGTCAGTCGCGTCAGGGTTGGCTGGACTAACTGCCGCTTTAGGATCCGTCACCCAGAAGCCACCAGGTGCTTCAAGTGCCATGGCTTCGGGCACTCTCAGGGCAGATGCTCCGGCCCTGATATGAGCGACTCCTGCCGCAAATGTGGGGACAAGTCCCACAAGGAGAAGGAGTGTCCCTCTGACAAATGCGTTGCATGCGACCGCGCTGGACTGAAGCAGGGTCCTCACAGACCTGGTTCCGCTGCCTGTGGCGCTAAGCGTGCAGCTGAGTCCTGCGCTCAAACAACCGCCGCAATGATTAACCTCCTGCAAGTTACCTGA